In Solea senegalensis isolate Sse05_10M linkage group LG18, IFAPA_SoseM_1, whole genome shotgun sequence, a single window of DNA contains:
- the LOC122758951 gene encoding ectonucleotide pyrophosphatase/phosphodiesterase family member 7-like, producing MLLVCLTVLGLNAYYSPCAAAPPRDHSLHLKSVPPTSTRNKLLLISFDGFRWDYDRNTDTPHLDKMAEDGVKATYVTPSFITITSPSHFTMVTGRHIENHGVIHNMWFNTTTQERKQYYQTQFVDSYWDNGSLPIWITAQRQGLKTGSLHFPGTAATYRGETVMVRQVESPVYDYSDEADWRMNVDKVIGEWFNQQDLDFVSLYFGEPDLAGHKYGPDSPEVREMVKQVDRTIGYMRDKIQEQGLTERLNVIITTDHGMSTIFRGEQANQIILSKIPNFSFRDIQFQLLDYGSVGMLLPKEGKLEKVYQVLKGSHPHLHVYKKEEMPERLHYSKHPRLLPLILIADTGYIVNGFLPLNYNKGDHGFDNEALDMKAFFRAVGPDFHKNLLVDPFDMTDVYPLMCHLLGINPEVNDGHFDNVKRMLASEKLPEGDRVAENNTSMQVVTGLAVTVGFLALVFVVATSYNVWKKRRA from the exons ATGCTGCTGGTCTGCCTCACTGTCCTCGGCCTAAACGCCTATTATTCTCCCTGCGCCGCTGCCCCACCGAGGGACCACAGTCTTCACCTGAAGTCTGTTCCCCCCACGTCCACGAGAAACAAGCTGCTGCTCATCTCCTTCGATGGCTTCCGCTGGGACTATGACCGCAACACTGACACCCCTCATCTGGATAAGATGGCAGAGGACGGGGTAAAAGCAACCTATGTTACTCCATCTTTCATCACCATAACCAGCCCATCTCATTTCACGATGgtgacag GGCGTCACATTGAGAATCACGGCGTGATCCACAACATGTGGTTTAACACCACTACGCAAGAGAGGAAGCAGTACTACCAGACGCAGTTTGTCGATTCCTACTGGGACAACGGCAGCTTACCCATCTGGATAACAGCGCAGAGACAG GGGCTAAAAACGGGATCTCTGCATTTCCCTGGCACTGCAGCCACCtacagaggagagacagtgaTGGTGAGACAAGTGGAGTCTCCCGTCTATGATTACTCCGATGAGGCCGACTGGAGGATGAACGTGGACAAGGTGATTGGCGAGTGGTTCAATCAACAGGACCTGGACTTTGTCTCTCTGTACTTTGGGGAGCCGGACCTCGCCGGACACAAGTACGGACCGGATTCGCCAGAGGTGCGGGAAATGGTCAAGCAAGTGGACCGCACCATAGGCTACATGAGGGACAAGATCCAAGAGCAGGGCCTCACCGAGCGGCTCAACGTGATCATCACCACTGACCACGGCATGAGCACAATTTTCCGGGGTGAACAAGCCAACCAGATTATCCTGTCAAAGATTCCCAACTTCAGCTTTAGGGATATCCAGTTCCAGCTGCTGGATTACGGCTCTGTTGGCATGCTGCTTCCTAAAGAGGGGAAGCTGGAGAAGGTGTACCAAGTTCTGAAGGGAAGCCACCCACATCTGCATGTGTACAAGAAGGAGGAGATGCCAGAGAGACTGCACTACAGTAAACATCCCCGACTCCTGCCCCTCATCCTCATCGCGGACACTGGGTATATTGTCAATGGG TTTCTACCTTTAAACTACAACAAGGGCGACCACGGTTTCGATAACGAAGCCTTGGACATGAAAGCCTTCTTCAGGGCAGTGGGGCCCGACTTCCACAAAAACCTCCTGGTCGATCCCTTCGACATGACCGACGTGTACCCACTGATGTGCCATCTGCTGGGAATAAACCCAGAGGTCAACGACGGACACTTTGACAACGTCAAACGCATGCTGGCCTCAGAGAAACTCCCAGAAGGAGACAGAG TCGCAGAGAACAATACTTCCATGCAGGTGGTGACTGGCTTGGCAGTAACAGTTGGGTTTCTCGCACTTGTGTTCGTCGTCGCCACTTCTTACAACGTGTGGAAAAAGAGAAGAGCATAA
- the zgc:171971 gene encoding DNA-directed RNA polymerase III subunit RPC4 isoform X3, with translation MSDSGDASSSGASGLSSRAGLSFPGGRGLPATVRSVSSPHPPGRLTSLRTRDLTLGGTFKKPKKAFEPNVHAVRKSKDELKERITVAPKKEKRRDERRGVREGNRGKRRERPQTIQSHSIFEQGPADICKTGWRGTTTDLHDSTTSPVCKLVNKEKKHSEDEEDELLSKLQRDDFLDDPNLRNDAKLKPIQLPLSQSSSFIKSQTLSSTTCAVDRRGGGGRSRTELPKPEQPPLVDLLQDLSLSGRDELFFMQLPDCIPGQLSEQKMAPPLRPATVKGAKKEGKPEDKRPAHLQAQAVTKEGCPVLSQLPEGFLGKLQIRKSGKVELKLGDIVMDVSEGAAFSFLQQLVSVRQSDGKTGDMMVLGNVHHKLVLSPNFETLLKQTSAQQQKELK, from the exons ATGTCTGACTCGGGTGATGCTTCAAGTTCTGGCGCCTCCGGCCTCAGCAGCAGGGCCGGACTAAGTTTCCCCGGGGGCAGAGGACTTCCGGCCACAGTCAGGAGTGTGTCCTCCCCACATCCACCTGGAAGACTGAcctccctgaggaccagggacTTGACACTGGGCGGAACTTTCAAAAAACCAAAG aagGCCTTTGAACCAAATGTCCACGCTGTGAGGAAAAGTAAAGACGA GTTAAAGGAAAGGATAACTGTAGCCccgaaaaaggagaaaaggagggaTGAACGAAGAGGAGTAAGAGAAGGTaacagagggaagaggagagagaggccaCAGACTATCCAGTCTCACTCCATCTTTGAACAAGGTCCCGCTGACATATGTAAAACAG GCTGGCGTGGCACCACTACAGACCTGCACGACTCCACCACCTCTCCTGTGTGTAAACTGGTcaacaaagagaagaaacattcagaggacgaggaggatgaGTTACTCAGTAAACTACAAAGAGATGAT TTCCTAGATGACCCGAATCTGAGGAACGACGCCAAGCTGAAACCCATCCAACTGCCTCTGAGTCAGTCCAGCAGCTTCATTAAGAGCCAAACTCTGTCGAGCACGACGT GTGCAGTGGACCGTCGGGGAGGAGGCGGCCGCAGCAGGACAGAGCTGCCCAAACCGGAGCAGCCACCTCTGGTAGACCTGCTGCAGGACCTCAGCCTGTCGGGCAGGGACGAGCTCTTCTTCATGCAGCTGCCTGACTGTATCCCAGGTCAGCTGTCTGAACAGAAAATGGCCCCCCCTCTCAGACCTGCGACAGTGAAAGGAGCCAAGAAGGAGGGCAAACCCGAAGACAAGAGACCTGCACATCTACAAGCACAA GCTGTGACCAAGGAGGGTTGTCCTGTGCTGTCACAGTTGCCAGAAGGATTTCTCGGTAAACTGCAGATCAGGAAGTCAGGAAAGGTGGAGCTGAAACTGGGCGATATCGTTATGGACGTGTCTGAAGGAGCTGCATTCTCCTTTCTACAG cagctggtgtccGTGCGTCAGTCTGACGGAAAGACCGGAGACATGATGGTGCTGGGAAATGTCCACCACAAATTGGTCCTTTCTC
- the zgc:171971 gene encoding DNA-directed RNA polymerase III subunit RPC4 isoform X1, producing the protein MSDSGDASSSGASGLSSRAGLSFPGGRGLPATVRSVSSPHPPGRLTSLRTRDLTLGGTFKKPKKAFEPNVHAVRKSKDELKERITVAPKKEKRRDERRGVREGNRGKRRERPQTIQSHSIFEQGPADICKTGWRGTTTDLHDSTTSPVCKLVNKEKKHSEDEEDELLSKLQRDDFLDDPNLRNDAKLKPIQLPLSQSSSFIKSQTLSSTTCAVDRRGGGGRSRTELPKPEQPPLVDLLQDLSLSGRDELFFMQLPDCIPGQLSEQKMAPPLRPATVKGAKKEGKPEDKRPAHLQAQQAVTKEGCPVLSQLPEGFLGKLQIRKSGKVELKLGDIVMDVSEGAAFSFLQQLVSVRQSDGKTGDMMVLGNVHHKLVLSPNFETLLKQTSAQQQKELK; encoded by the exons ATGTCTGACTCGGGTGATGCTTCAAGTTCTGGCGCCTCCGGCCTCAGCAGCAGGGCCGGACTAAGTTTCCCCGGGGGCAGAGGACTTCCGGCCACAGTCAGGAGTGTGTCCTCCCCACATCCACCTGGAAGACTGAcctccctgaggaccagggacTTGACACTGGGCGGAACTTTCAAAAAACCAAAG aagGCCTTTGAACCAAATGTCCACGCTGTGAGGAAAAGTAAAGACGA GTTAAAGGAAAGGATAACTGTAGCCccgaaaaaggagaaaaggagggaTGAACGAAGAGGAGTAAGAGAAGGTaacagagggaagaggagagagaggccaCAGACTATCCAGTCTCACTCCATCTTTGAACAAGGTCCCGCTGACATATGTAAAACAG GCTGGCGTGGCACCACTACAGACCTGCACGACTCCACCACCTCTCCTGTGTGTAAACTGGTcaacaaagagaagaaacattcagaggacgaggaggatgaGTTACTCAGTAAACTACAAAGAGATGAT TTCCTAGATGACCCGAATCTGAGGAACGACGCCAAGCTGAAACCCATCCAACTGCCTCTGAGTCAGTCCAGCAGCTTCATTAAGAGCCAAACTCTGTCGAGCACGACGT GTGCAGTGGACCGTCGGGGAGGAGGCGGCCGCAGCAGGACAGAGCTGCCCAAACCGGAGCAGCCACCTCTGGTAGACCTGCTGCAGGACCTCAGCCTGTCGGGCAGGGACGAGCTCTTCTTCATGCAGCTGCCTGACTGTATCCCAGGTCAGCTGTCTGAACAGAAAATGGCCCCCCCTCTCAGACCTGCGACAGTGAAAGGAGCCAAGAAGGAGGGCAAACCCGAAGACAAGAGACCTGCACATCTACAAGCACAA CAGGCTGTGACCAAGGAGGGTTGTCCTGTGCTGTCACAGTTGCCAGAAGGATTTCTCGGTAAACTGCAGATCAGGAAGTCAGGAAAGGTGGAGCTGAAACTGGGCGATATCGTTATGGACGTGTCTGAAGGAGCTGCATTCTCCTTTCTACAG cagctggtgtccGTGCGTCAGTCTGACGGAAAGACCGGAGACATGATGGTGCTGGGAAATGTCCACCACAAATTGGTCCTTTCTC
- the zgc:171971 gene encoding DNA-directed RNA polymerase III subunit RPC4 isoform X2 has protein sequence MSDSGDASSSGASGLSSRAGLSFPGGRGLPATVRSVSSPHPPGRLTSLRTRDLTLGGTFKKPKAFEPNVHAVRKSKDELKERITVAPKKEKRRDERRGVREGNRGKRRERPQTIQSHSIFEQGPADICKTGWRGTTTDLHDSTTSPVCKLVNKEKKHSEDEEDELLSKLQRDDFLDDPNLRNDAKLKPIQLPLSQSSSFIKSQTLSSTTCAVDRRGGGGRSRTELPKPEQPPLVDLLQDLSLSGRDELFFMQLPDCIPGQLSEQKMAPPLRPATVKGAKKEGKPEDKRPAHLQAQQAVTKEGCPVLSQLPEGFLGKLQIRKSGKVELKLGDIVMDVSEGAAFSFLQQLVSVRQSDGKTGDMMVLGNVHHKLVLSPNFETLLKQTSAQQQKELK, from the exons ATGTCTGACTCGGGTGATGCTTCAAGTTCTGGCGCCTCCGGCCTCAGCAGCAGGGCCGGACTAAGTTTCCCCGGGGGCAGAGGACTTCCGGCCACAGTCAGGAGTGTGTCCTCCCCACATCCACCTGGAAGACTGAcctccctgaggaccagggacTTGACACTGGGCGGAACTTTCAAAAAACCAAAG GCCTTTGAACCAAATGTCCACGCTGTGAGGAAAAGTAAAGACGA GTTAAAGGAAAGGATAACTGTAGCCccgaaaaaggagaaaaggagggaTGAACGAAGAGGAGTAAGAGAAGGTaacagagggaagaggagagagaggccaCAGACTATCCAGTCTCACTCCATCTTTGAACAAGGTCCCGCTGACATATGTAAAACAG GCTGGCGTGGCACCACTACAGACCTGCACGACTCCACCACCTCTCCTGTGTGTAAACTGGTcaacaaagagaagaaacattcagaggacgaggaggatgaGTTACTCAGTAAACTACAAAGAGATGAT TTCCTAGATGACCCGAATCTGAGGAACGACGCCAAGCTGAAACCCATCCAACTGCCTCTGAGTCAGTCCAGCAGCTTCATTAAGAGCCAAACTCTGTCGAGCACGACGT GTGCAGTGGACCGTCGGGGAGGAGGCGGCCGCAGCAGGACAGAGCTGCCCAAACCGGAGCAGCCACCTCTGGTAGACCTGCTGCAGGACCTCAGCCTGTCGGGCAGGGACGAGCTCTTCTTCATGCAGCTGCCTGACTGTATCCCAGGTCAGCTGTCTGAACAGAAAATGGCCCCCCCTCTCAGACCTGCGACAGTGAAAGGAGCCAAGAAGGAGGGCAAACCCGAAGACAAGAGACCTGCACATCTACAAGCACAA CAGGCTGTGACCAAGGAGGGTTGTCCTGTGCTGTCACAGTTGCCAGAAGGATTTCTCGGTAAACTGCAGATCAGGAAGTCAGGAAAGGTGGAGCTGAAACTGGGCGATATCGTTATGGACGTGTCTGAAGGAGCTGCATTCTCCTTTCTACAG cagctggtgtccGTGCGTCAGTCTGACGGAAAGACCGGAGACATGATGGTGCTGGGAAATGTCCACCACAAATTGGTCCTTTCTC
- the zgc:171971 gene encoding DNA-directed RNA polymerase III subunit RPC4 isoform X4 encodes MSDSGDASSSGASGLSSRAGLSFPGGRGLPATVRSVSSPHPPGRLTSLRTRDLTLGGTFKKPKAFEPNVHAVRKSKDELKERITVAPKKEKRRDERRGVREGNRGKRRERPQTIQSHSIFEQGPADICKTGWRGTTTDLHDSTTSPVCKLVNKEKKHSEDEEDELLSKLQRDDFLDDPNLRNDAKLKPIQLPLSQSSSFIKSQTLSSTTCAVDRRGGGGRSRTELPKPEQPPLVDLLQDLSLSGRDELFFMQLPDCIPGQLSEQKMAPPLRPATVKGAKKEGKPEDKRPAHLQAQAVTKEGCPVLSQLPEGFLGKLQIRKSGKVELKLGDIVMDVSEGAAFSFLQQLVSVRQSDGKTGDMMVLGNVHHKLVLSPNFETLLKQTSAQQQKELK; translated from the exons ATGTCTGACTCGGGTGATGCTTCAAGTTCTGGCGCCTCCGGCCTCAGCAGCAGGGCCGGACTAAGTTTCCCCGGGGGCAGAGGACTTCCGGCCACAGTCAGGAGTGTGTCCTCCCCACATCCACCTGGAAGACTGAcctccctgaggaccagggacTTGACACTGGGCGGAACTTTCAAAAAACCAAAG GCCTTTGAACCAAATGTCCACGCTGTGAGGAAAAGTAAAGACGA GTTAAAGGAAAGGATAACTGTAGCCccgaaaaaggagaaaaggagggaTGAACGAAGAGGAGTAAGAGAAGGTaacagagggaagaggagagagaggccaCAGACTATCCAGTCTCACTCCATCTTTGAACAAGGTCCCGCTGACATATGTAAAACAG GCTGGCGTGGCACCACTACAGACCTGCACGACTCCACCACCTCTCCTGTGTGTAAACTGGTcaacaaagagaagaaacattcagaggacgaggaggatgaGTTACTCAGTAAACTACAAAGAGATGAT TTCCTAGATGACCCGAATCTGAGGAACGACGCCAAGCTGAAACCCATCCAACTGCCTCTGAGTCAGTCCAGCAGCTTCATTAAGAGCCAAACTCTGTCGAGCACGACGT GTGCAGTGGACCGTCGGGGAGGAGGCGGCCGCAGCAGGACAGAGCTGCCCAAACCGGAGCAGCCACCTCTGGTAGACCTGCTGCAGGACCTCAGCCTGTCGGGCAGGGACGAGCTCTTCTTCATGCAGCTGCCTGACTGTATCCCAGGTCAGCTGTCTGAACAGAAAATGGCCCCCCCTCTCAGACCTGCGACAGTGAAAGGAGCCAAGAAGGAGGGCAAACCCGAAGACAAGAGACCTGCACATCTACAAGCACAA GCTGTGACCAAGGAGGGTTGTCCTGTGCTGTCACAGTTGCCAGAAGGATTTCTCGGTAAACTGCAGATCAGGAAGTCAGGAAAGGTGGAGCTGAAACTGGGCGATATCGTTATGGACGTGTCTGAAGGAGCTGCATTCTCCTTTCTACAG cagctggtgtccGTGCGTCAGTCTGACGGAAAGACCGGAGACATGATGGTGCTGGGAAATGTCCACCACAAATTGGTCCTTTCTC